CCTGGCGGGCGGGGGCGAGGGTCATCTCGTCACGCCTTCCTGGTGGTGGGCCGGTCGGGGGCGGACCGGCAGTCGGCGCGCCCAGAGCCAGATGCCGTGGGCGCGGATCAACAACGACCCGACCAGCGCGGCGGGTGCGGCGCGCAGGGCGGTCGTGCGGTCGGGGTGACCGAGGGACGTCCCGGTCAGGGACGCGCTGAACGCGGCGCCGTCCTCCGTGCGCAGCGTGACCGCCACGTGGAGGCGGCCGGAGGGCACCGGGACCGCGAGGTCGTAGGTGCCGTCGGTGCCGTGGAACGGCGAGACGTACATCGCCTTGGCCGTCGTGGCCCGGCCCTGGGCGTCGGGGTGGACGAGGTAGGCGTGCCGGTCGCCGTAGGTGTTGTGCACCTCGACGACGGTCGCGGCCTGCCGGCCGGCGGCGTCGAAGCACCAGAACACGCTGATCGGGTTGAAGCAGTAGCCGAACGCCCGCGGCTGCGCGGCCATCAGCACCCGGCCACCGGCCAGGTCGATGTCCGACTGCGCGAGGAACGCCTCGAGGTTCTCGCGGATCGTGCGGTCGGGCGACCCGAGGTGGTCGCGTGCCTCGAAGCTGCCCAGGACCGGGGCGAGCGGCCCGTGGTCGGGCAGCGCGTCGAGGTCGACGACCCACGTGCGGCTGCGGTGGGTGAACGTGCGCGTGAAGGGCTGGCGGCGGGTGTGACGGATGGTGGTCTCGTAGACCCCGGTCGTGGCCCGCTCGGAGGGTGCGGACGGCGCGCTGGGCCAGGTGAGGCCGAGGTGCCCGACCGCGGCCAGGCCCGAGCGCGCACCGTCCTCGTGGAAGCCCCAGCCGTGGTACGCGCCGGCGAAGGCGACCCGGTCGGAGTTCAGCGAGGGCAGACGCCGCTGGGCCGCGACCGAGGTGGGGTTGTAGAGCGGGTGCTCGTACTCCATCCGGTCGATCACGGTGGCGGGGTCGACGAGGTGCTCGCCGCCCAGCGTCACGAGGTAGTGCGTCTCGGTGTCGAGGCGCTGCAGTCGGGTCAGGTCGTAGGTGACCGTGACGCCGTCTGCCTCCGGTCGTCGAGCCTGCCGAGACGGGCGGCGGAAGTTCCAGGACGCGCGGGCGTTCTCGGCCCGCGGCAGCAGCGAGGTGTCGGTGTGTAGCAGCGCGGTGTTGGGGGAGTAGGGCATCGCGCCCAGCACCTCCCGCTGCTCGGCGGTCGGCTCGGCCAGCATCGTCAGCGCGTGGCTCGGGTGGGTGGCGATCACGACGGCGTCGTACGTCGTGGTGTCGCCGTTGCCGTCGGTCACCTCGACCCCGGTCGCCGTCTCCAGCACGGAGGTGACCTTGGCGCCGAGCCGGACCTCCTGGAGGGCGGCGCCGACGCGGCGGACGTACTCGCGGGAGCCGCCGGTGACGGTGCGCCAGGTCGGCGAGCCGTAGATCGAGAGCATGCCGTGGTGCTCGAGGAAGGCGAAGAGATAGCGGGCCGGGTAGTCCAGCGAGACCTCGGGGTCGCACGACCACACGGCGGCCACGACGGGCTCCATGAAGTGGCGGGCGAAGTAGGGGGTGAAGCCGCCGGTGCGCAGGAAGTCGCGCAGCGTGGTGTCGTCGCCGGCGTCGGTGCGGCTCTCGGCCAGCAGCGCGCGGGCACGGCGGTGGAAGCGGGGGATCTCGGTGAGCATCCGGAGGTACGCCGGACGACGCAGGTTGTCCGAGGTCGGGAAGACGCCCTTGCGACCCAGCGCACCGGCCCACTCCAGGCCGGTCTCGTCGTCGCGGATGGACATCGACATCTCCGACTCCTGGGTCTGCACGCCGAGCTCGGCGAACAGGCGGAGGAGGGTCGGGTAGGTGCGCTGGTTGTGCACGATGAAGCCGGTGTCGATGGCCAGCTCGCGGCTCTGCCCGTTGCTGACCTCCGGCACGAGGTGCGTGTCGGCGTGGCCGCCGAGCCGCTCGTCGGCCTCGAAGAGGGTGACGTGGGCGCTGCGGGAGGCGACGTAGGCAGCGGTCAGCCCGGCGACGCCGGAGCCGATGACGGCGACCCGGCTGGGTGGCGTGCGCATCAGGCGTTCTCGAAGGCGAAGAGCGCCACGGGCTCGGTGGTGGGGACGTGCGAGCCGCCGGCGGGCTCGACGGTGATGCCGGCCCCGAGCGCGTTGGCAAGGTTGCCGTCGAGGACGACGGTCGCGTCGGCCGCGGTCATCAGCCCGCCGGGCACCGGGACCATGCCTTCGTCGGCGTCCTGGAGCCACATCTCGTAGACCTTCCCCGCCGGCAGCGGGGGCAGGCCCTCGGTGCTGACGAGGAGCTGGTTCAGCGACTTCGAGGCGATCACGGTGGCCTGACCGCCGTCGACGCGCTGGGTCACGGTCACCGCGTCCGGCGCGTTGCGGATCCGGTCGGCGGCGCTGAGCTGGGTCTGGCTGGTGGAGTCGTGCCAGGGCTGCCAGACGGCGCCGGTGCCGATCGCGGCCACGGCGGCCGCGGCGGCGACCAGGCCGGTCAGCCGGCGGCGCAGCGGACGACGCAGCGGCACGACGTTCGCGGGGGCGTCCGCGGGCTCGAGGTTGGTGCCGGTCAGCGGCGGCAGCGGGCGGATCGCGGTGATGTCGGCCAGCACCCGGGCCCGGAGGCCCTCGGGCGGGGCGGCCATGGTGGTCTCGGGCAGCAGCGCCGACGCCTCGCGGAGGCTGTCGACCTCGGCCTGGCAGTCGGCGCACACCGCGAGGTGGCGCTCGAACTGGGCGCGCTCGATGTCGTCGAGGGCGTCGATGGCGTAGGCGCCGGACAGCGCGTGGATGTCGATCATGCTCCTACTCCCATCGTGTCTCTGAGTCTGATGAGGCCGTCCCGTATTCGGGTCTTGGCGGTGCCGACCGGCAGGTCGAGCATGCTCGCCACCTCGGTGTGGGTGTATCCCCCGAAGTACGCCAGCTCCAGTGCCTCGCGCTGGACCTCGGTGAGGGTGGCCAGTGCGGTGCGGACCCGGTGTGCCTCGAGCGAGGCGTGTGCGGCCTCGGCGGTCGAGTCGTGCTCGACCGGCTGGTTCTGCTGGTGGTACGACGTGTCGCGTCGGGTGGACGCCTCGGCGGACCTGACCCGGTCGACCGCCTTGCGGTGGACGATCGTGAGCATCCACGCGAGCGGGC
The DNA window shown above is from Nocardioides ginsengisegetis and carries:
- a CDS encoding FAD-dependent oxidoreductase → MRTPPSRVAVIGSGVAGLTAAYVASRSAHVTLFEADERLGGHADTHLVPEVSNGQSRELAIDTGFIVHNQRTYPTLLRLFAELGVQTQESEMSMSIRDDETGLEWAGALGRKGVFPTSDNLRRPAYLRMLTEIPRFHRRARALLAESRTDAGDDTTLRDFLRTGGFTPYFARHFMEPVVAAVWSCDPEVSLDYPARYLFAFLEHHGMLSIYGSPTWRTVTGGSREYVRRVGAALQEVRLGAKVTSVLETATGVEVTDGNGDTTTYDAVVIATHPSHALTMLAEPTAEQREVLGAMPYSPNTALLHTDTSLLPRAENARASWNFRRPSRQARRPEADGVTVTYDLTRLQRLDTETHYLVTLGGEHLVDPATVIDRMEYEHPLYNPTSVAAQRRLPSLNSDRVAFAGAYHGWGFHEDGARSGLAAVGHLGLTWPSAPSAPSERATTGVYETTIRHTRRQPFTRTFTHRSRTWVVDLDALPDHGPLAPVLGSFEARDHLGSPDRTIRENLEAFLAQSDIDLAGGRVLMAAQPRAFGYCFNPISVFWCFDAAGRQAATVVEVHNTYGDRHAYLVHPDAQGRATTAKAMYVSPFHGTDGTYDLAVPVPSGRLHVAVTLRTEDGAAFSASLTGTSLGHPDRTTALRAAPAALVGSLLIRAHGIWLWARRLPVRPRPAHHQEGVTR
- a CDS encoding anti-sigma factor; protein product: MIDIHALSGAYAIDALDDIERAQFERHLAVCADCQAEVDSLREASALLPETTMAAPPEGLRARVLADITAIRPLPPLTGTNLEPADAPANVVPLRRPLRRRLTGLVAAAAAVAAIGTGAVWQPWHDSTSQTQLSAADRIRNAPDAVTVTQRVDGGQATVIASKSLNQLLVSTEGLPPLPAGKVYEMWLQDADEGMVPVPGGLMTAADATVVLDGNLANALGAGITVEPAGGSHVPTTEPVALFAFENA
- the sigK gene encoding ECF RNA polymerase sigma factor SigK, giving the protein MNQIRPVASGAPSEGGAPVAPDLAELLKLSGKGDEAAFAQLYDATSTRVFGLAVRVVRDRAQAEEVAQEAFTEIWRTSGRFDPAKGSPLAWMLTIVHRKAVDRVRSAEASTRRDTSYHQQNQPVEHDSTAEAAHASLEAHRVRTALATLTEVQREALELAYFGGYTHTEVASMLDLPVGTAKTRIRDGLIRLRDTMGVGA